TGGTTGCATACTGCATTTCCTAGATTGAAGCATATAGTTCAATCCATTTCCATTCATCCAAAAAATTATGTGCCAAGATGTGGCAACAGAAAACTAGATTTTCAAGTCACTGATTCCTTGATGAACTAAGCAAGAGGTCAAAAGTCGGATTATGGTTGGTAGAAACATCAGGTCATTTATGGAGAACCTTTGATCTCACATCAACAGACCATTTGAAACAAGTACTAGAGGGTTTGATCCTCCCCTTATGTATCAAGAGCCTCCAGTACGGTTTATCATTCCCTGTCTGATCAATGATCTTGCATTcattaaattttgttaaattacaagtttcTTTTAAGGTTGTGTAATTCAGTCTGTAGGCTTCTGCTAAAAGAAAATCTTCTTGAACTTTCAACGTCAGCGGCTATTTGGTTCCTATGATCTAAAAGAATTCTAATATGCAACCAATTGTTTTATTACGTATCTAGTAGGTCTCAATTGTTAACTTCTTCAAGTCACGGTTGCGTGAGAGACTACTTCAAATCACATTGTGGAATGACTTCGGGCAGGTTTGAGTATTTGGTGAAAAAATtgtcttaattcatgagttacTAAATGTCCAATTAGGATCTTTTGAATCTTTTGAAACATAGGAACTAAATATATACGACTTCAAAAGATTGATCAGCAGCCTACTAGAAACCTTTTAAggcataaaaataaaataaacacgTGGTCCTAGTCTAGAAAAACAGGAGAGGAAGtcataagaaaataaattgagaaactACCTGCAGGAGCCGCTGCAAATTAAGGTTCATTTTGGGAAATCTTCGGTCATCAAGCATTTGTTTTTTTAAGGCGAATCCACCTAAAACAGCACAAGAACGGACTTCTATCATTATATACAGAAAATCCAAAAAGATGTCACATATTCTGTCAGTGAGATTATGGGAACAAGGAAGAATAAAAGTTCGTGATAATATACAACTACTGTAAACTTTGATGCTTCCGTTTTCATCTTTCAATTATATCTGCACAGTTCGAGACAGCACCAATGGGCTgatgaacaagaaaaataatACTGGAATTTCCAAATCAGCTACATAACGTACAATGTTGCACATTTATATGCAACGAACCAATATGGCCAATGCTCTTGACTAAAAGAACCAAACTAGTCCCGAAATGGCAATGTATTAAGCAAGAGCACCTCTTCATATAAACATACATATTTCttcatgttttctttttaatcagTGGGAGTGAAGTAATTGGGCATGACAGAATTCCAGTTTCTCTAATAATGAAGGATTAAGTAAGACTCCATCTCAGAAAGGCATTATTCATAATTCTACATTTAAATTGCCGTCTATGTTGAGGGGAAGGAGAAAAGGAAAGAACTAGACATACCTTTATCCATTTCAAGCTCCACAGAATCCAACTCGATCTCAAGCTTAGTCACAACATCTTGAAGGTGATCCATATGTGTATCAATAATATGAACAACAAGATTTGAGAGGGATGCTGGCACAGGATTATCAGCCTCCTCCGAGTGATTCATTGTCAACAAGAATTCAAGAACATGCTCCCTAATCACAATGCCCCCACTTTCCCTCTGCTCACCTCTAAAGTGAGAGGGTGTCTCCACACTAGGAACCTCCGAGAGAAGAGACTGACCAACCGGTGAGAATCCTAATCTCGGAACACGGCCCAAAGACACGGTGATGACAGAATTTTCAGTAATTCTAGCAGCAATTCTGAATGTAAAATCACTAGATGCAGGACCAGGTGAATTGACTCTAAAGACAAGAGCCCCATCAACATGTCCGCAAAAAGGTCCATTGCTTACAAGGGAGAGAATATCTTGAAGTTTCAAAGGTGGGCAAAGAACATCAATGAGATATTGAGCAGATTGGGCCagtttttgatttccttttggAAGTTCTACATGATACCAACAAAACTCCTTTCCTCTACCCTCAGTAAGATCCCATTCCTTGTTATAGTAGTCGCCATTTCCATCAAATATGTAAGCTCTCTTCCTCACCATTCCCGGAAAACGTGTACGGGATAGACCAGCCTCCCGCAAAAGAAGGCGCGCTGAAGGTTCCCTCTCCATTTCATCCAATTCACCATTAGCAACAGGCTCCGCATCAGCAAGCTCCATGTATTTGTTCTGGAATTTCAAATACCACCACAGATCAAAAACCCATCCCTAACAAATTGAACCGAACTGTTCTAACTTCTCCCCCATCAATTTTGACGGATTAATTGCTTAAGAAAACATTAATCCCACTTAGATCTAAAACGATGAAAAAGTAGCAAAAAACCACTTGCCCTTGTCTTGGATAAAGCAAGATTTCAGAAACATATAAAACGCGGGAGACATGAATCAATGGAACAATCAGAATCGCAGGTTGGAAATCCCTAAAGCAACCcagaagaacaaaagaaaaaaaatgtaataaaattattaaaaaatcaaagaaaattaCCTTCTGAAAAAACTCGAAAACCCTATCCCcagaacaagaacaagaaaaCCCAAAtcagaaacaaaataaaaaagcaaaatcGAAAAGATAAATCacccaaattttgaaaagaaaaatatacctTCACGGCCCTGTCAAAGGCCATTCAACAACCAACCAACCAATCAACCACGTAGGTTACAAAACATGAAATCACAGAGAAAATTCAACACCAACGTGGAATTTCCCGTAATATGTAATTGCCGTATGATTGACAGAAAGGATTAGACAATACTTGTTCGGGTTGTCGTCTTTCGAGGAAGCTTCCTCCTCAACGCCAATTCGGAAGTTGAATTGAAACTATTTTGAAATGGAATCGCAGCGcagtataataataataatgattcGAACACTTCCAATCACGAACAGTATTTAATAGTTTGTTGATAAGAAGTTGAGATTCAAATCTATGGCGCTTCAATTTAAATCCGCTTAAAATCTTTTCTTCGTTGGGATTTGGAATTGGTGGCCTCGGCGGCAAGTAAATTCCCATTGATAccaaaaaatagtaaaaaaaaaaatagtctaCAATTGGTAACTACGAAGAAATGACTATCAATAACCAACCTAAACCAACTAACTTTTCATAGTTTATTTTGACAACTTGGTTAAATTTATGCTAAGATTATCCTTAAATCATCACAAATATCCCTAAATTCTTGGGTTCGTTTTAGTTATACTCTTCCatttgaaaagtaaaaataatttttgaagcTTCAAAACATGAAAATAATTCTATCCACTTATGTTCCATAAATCTAAATGGAGAAAATGAGTAAATTTGGAAATTATATCAagaattataattatataacataacaatttttttagaaaatttgttATAAATAGCAAAATgctgaaaatatttttttgtaaataaCAAAACGTAGATAATTACGTCTATTTAGATAAACAATCTAAAACACTATTTCATTGTTTATATTGCtctcatttttttctctattgtATGTTGCATGTGTTATGTGCTACTgcatgaaaagaaagaaagaaaaagtaataaACTAAAAGGCATAGTACAAATGTATTAAAAGACCATTGTTACCGCGCAACAAAGTTGTGAACCAACGTAtacttttttattctttttgagGTACTATTTTTGTTAGTGTTCCATCAACTATGACatagatttcattttcttttctctcttcatttttttaaagaatatttATATACGATGAAAAGTTGAAACATTTTTTCACCTAAAGGCCGCCATAATCAATTATGATAGTTTAGATTCATTCTCATCTTTAATACAATTGGTCTAAAAACACGTCTAATGCACATGAAATCTCATAGTTCTaactaaaaattataaaatatatgaaatttttaTCATATAacactagttttttttttttaattactgtTTTCGTATTACCATCTTttcataagtaaatatataacataaaaagGTTAAACTACCAAATAAGAATGtaaattttatgaattttgaCATTGTAATATAAATAATGTAACATTTTTTGATTATAACGTTGTCTCATATATTGACCTCCAATGCAGACACTCCATGCATAAAGAGAtgatttttatttcaaattcttttgaTGAATGTTAGATATCTTAAAGGAACGTTgcaattgtttaaattttatttatgttataaatagatatcatttaaatattgttttcataaaaataaacattatgCGTTGTATTCaaattgtaaaatatataagcttataaattattttttaaaaaaatatatacaacaaCTTTAAGAAAATggttaaaaatagcaaaattaacaaaaatcgGCATAATATAACTGGTAAATTGAGGTGTAAACTCCATAGTTCACCACTGAATTCATTAATTTCATGAAGTTTATGTGTCAATTGGCTATGCATTTGAGATTTGCATGATATATATAGGCTATTAAGTATAAGTACGTGAGGATCAAAgagttaaatttttttttggaaattttgaaaattccaaaatttcttcAGTAACTCGATCTCTCAAAACCTCAAAACTGATCACAATTTTCGTTCTTAGGTCGAAGGATAGCAGAGAAGACGCTTGTGATGGTTTTTGTCTTATCCATGATCAATATCAACAACATTACAAGAGGATTTTCCAGGCAACAAATGGTAGAGAAGTATCTGTGAAAGATGCTAACCTAAAGGCTTTGCTGATTACACATAAAgtatagaaaatataaattatacatAAGTATCGATCGAATGTACATAACATGAAAAGATAAAACTGTAATTATTACTTCACATCTTTCTTTGGAAGAATGCCCATTAGGCCTACCTTAATTTGCTTCCATAGCCTCCCAGCAAGTGATATATTTGATATCATCCCCCTTTGTTTTGTGCTTGCTGTCCAGGTTTGGATTTTTCCTTTTTGCCGACCTAAATATAGCCATCAGTTGGTTAAAATATATGTCTTTCACCTAATATTTGTGTGCATGGAAACGAACCTTCCATTTTTAGGGAGGAATTGATCGTTCAAATTATATATCGTTGAACTAAATTCTATTTTGTTGCCTCAAATGTTTGTACAAAGTGAACttaaaaatataatgaaataatCACCTGTTTCATGCCACATGATCCTCTTAGTTGATCCAATACTATTTTTGTAAATTTCATTCAAACGTTGACGATAAAATGGTGAATTGATAAGATGGTTAGATAAAACATTGGGACTGAAATGAGTGGCTTTGTTGAGATGACCAATCATGGCTTTGAACTCTTGATAGTCGTATAGATTGCTATGATAATCTTTTGAAGCACTTGATTGTTGTTCTTCCATGGAGATTGCTTGCTATATCTTTTTGGATATTTGTGAAGCTTTTTAGAACTCTTCTTCAATGGAAGTTGAAGTTGAGTTGCTTTGTTTTCTTTAAGGTTTTATTCATGCTCCTAATTTATGACAACTCGTTTGGAttaaatttcttgttttctccaTTTTGGAATTGtaaaactttttcttttgttttgttttttctatagatgaataaaaaatatatatttgtgtgGTTTGTTAATATCGTAAGAATGGGGCTTACTTTTATTGGGAGttcattttttctttgtttttatcGTTAATATATTAAATACTCATGATTTGATATTTGACCAAACTATTCGAAATTGTAGAAAGCaaaactatattttataaagGTGGAGGTACTATTTGTTAATTATTTCCTTTCAATATTGAGATGGTTTGATAAATCTAAACCCATGATGGAATATATTCTTTagataattatataatatagttGAGTCCTAAAGAGGTCCATTTAACGGGTCTCTGCCTCGAACAAGACAGAAAATTCCCAAATACGTGGAGAATGAGGGAGGGAGTGAAGATTATCTTTTTCCCGTTTATATTTCAGGGCCGAGTACGAGGAGTACATTCCTCAATCCTGACCTTAGTCCCATCTCGCCCTGCCTCTATTTTAACTTCAAACCTAACATGGTTCCATTGACAACACTATGCGTCTATTGTGATGCTATttgattgaaaaagaaaatattgtaattaaagaaaagatcgTAATAAGTTGACGTGAGTGTAATTCAACTTGCATAAATCTGTCCAATTAACATAGAGATCGAGGCTTTGTAGAAAAAAGATGAAAGCACATTATTTGGTTATGTAAtcttaaaattttgtttaattttaatatatgtaTTTACACTTTTTCAATTTGAGttattatattttcaataaattttaaatttaatacgttaaaaataaaatttattgaaaatatgtaaacatatattgtaaaattttaaaataaaaatgttaataagataacaatttttttctttataaagcAGTAGGAATGACTCAATTTaagattataaaatttaaagaatgTTTATAGGAAGCAACATGATgatttaacaaaaaaagaaaaaaaaaatcactggGATAATAATGCAGCCTACAAGTGGGATATCTTTTGAATCTCTGAATTTGACGGATTATGAATCTTCATTCATTCATTCCATCTCCCTTtctcaacctttttttttcttttttttgttctctATTCAATTCATTAATGTAGTGAAAATATCAAGCTTCTACCTTTCATCCTATCAATACAAACTTTAATACATTAAATCGCATTTTTGTGATTTTGGTAAATATAGAGACCAAAAGCTTATcgtcttatatatatatatatataacatgttATTTGTCTGTAAAAAAATTGTACAACATAAATTCATTTTAGTCCCCTTTATATTCCTATATGTTGACAAAACAATATAGTTGTATTTAGAAATTAaggatttaaattaattattgaatGGCACACTAAACTAATTCGAATCAATTTTTCCATTGGAACAAACaattatgttttaattttaaaaataattgttaCGTTAATGTTAATTTACGTAAAATGATAAACaaacatttaaagaaaaaaaaagaagctaaTTACATATCATCTAATATTTCTCttaatatttctctttatctAAGTGGCTTGAAATATCCATGGATCATCTATCTACCATGTTCAAGTTAAATGTAATTATAATGAATATAGATAGTATTTAGTAATTTtaagtaatttttaaaattataatatcactaatgttatttataattatatctCACCATGTCTGCATTAGCTCAAATAAGTCAACATTTTTCTAGAGTGCCAAGTAAGTTAAAAACATTTATCAACATATAAAATGGAAAATTTCAAAATTGTCCCTATGCGAGGCGCGAGCTGCTTTTTCCCTAAATTAATTTCTATCAGAAAAGCCAACTCAGCCTCACTACTTGCGTTAACTCACACCCTTCATTTTCGTCCGTATCTCCCGCCGTCGGTCCCCAATGGACCCTCAAccgccgccgccactctccgccAACGATCCCGCTGCAGACGACGACGATATCTCCCCGATCGAACAAGTACGGCTGACCGTGACGAACTCCGACGACCCGACGCTCCCGGTCTGGACCTTCCGGATGTGGACTCTCGGCCTTCTCTCATGCGCTCTTCTCTCATTTTTGAACCAATTCTTCTATTACCGAACGGAGCCTCTCATCATCACTCAGATCACGGTTCAAGTCGCCACTCTTCCTATTGGCCAGTTCATGGCGGCGGTTCTGCCAGCGACCCGGTTCAGATTGCCTGGGTTCGGGTCTAGGCGGTTCTCGCTCAACCCGGGGCCGTTCAACATGAAGGAGCACGTTCTGATTTCGATATTCGCAAATGCCGGGACAGCCTTCGGTGGTGGCTCGGCTTACGCCGTCGGAATTGTGAATATTATTAAGGCATTTTATGGTCGCAACATATCGTTTGTCGCCGCTTGGCTTCTCATCGTTACCACTCAGGTAATTTTAAGCCCTAATTTTAATATCGTCTTGGCCTTCGTATCTAAATTTGTAAGGACGTTTTCAGATAGTGATAGAAGTGTTCTTCTGTTTTGCCGTTcacaataatttttaaattttttatcaagcttttacaaaataataataataataataatttaaaagtctttcaatttttttaattgattttattttagtattaCCATTGCAGAATCGGAATCGGAATCTAAATCTTTGATTTAAACTATTGACTTTGAAGATGAGCACACTTAGCACTTTGTTCAATTTAAAGTTTTAAGGGGAGGAACTAATAAAAAGTGATTATTCAATTGtcaattttgagatttttaCGATAATATAGAATCTTTAAATCCTTATTTATCTACATTATTCTaccaaaattaaattgaaaaaatttataaactaaACCTTTTGCCTGTGTTTTCTTAATACAATTCTTTGGTATTTTATGATAAGaattgtttaaaaaatttatCTCAGTCAATATCTTATTTGTTTGGTTTGAAAAGttgaaaatatataaaacaaGAAAGATATAAATATCAAGGAAAAAAGAGTAgaagtttttttctttattttcgaCCAAGAATGTGATTGAAAAGTCGTAAATTCCggccaaaattttaaaagattctttctattttttcttttttttttttaagaaaaagagtTATCAATTTTTTTGAGAATTAAAGTTTTGACTTTATTAAAGACATTTGTGACTTTTCACTTGTAAAGGTTctgaaaaacaattttttaaaaaaactggacccattttcaaaatttaaaatttagaggGCTAATTTTTGTCAAATTTTCCTCATTTTAAAGAATATGAATATATTTCCAAAGTTTAAACGAGAAAAAATTAATACTGAtgtattttatttagtttttctaaaagaaaCTTATGGTTAAACCAACTaactaattttatttattaaacgtagaataattaaaatttgaatgtaTAAGAATATGAAAATTAAAGTGGGATGAGTTTTCAAGTCCAATGatgaaaatgatattttaattttttttattgataattaaGAAAAGGTGGACTCACTTTTGCTTCGTTTCTGTGTTGCGAATGATGAGGGGCCGAGGGCGGTGGGTGGAAGGGTATTTCTGTACTTTGGcattttattaaaaatgtttttaaatttgattgtaaccaatacatatttttatttatttattttaaatatgactacaaaGTGCAAGTGGGTATTTATTTTGGTTGGATTtcaactaatttataaattactttTACATAATCTTAGTTTGAAGTTCCTAAACAAAAGCTTTCTTTAGTCTTAATTTATTTATGGGGAAATGAATCCCAtttctattttaattaattcaaagaGTCAATAGAGGCTTATCTTAAGGACTTTGGGTCGGGTCGGGTCCCGGGTTGGTCGAATGACAGGTGTTGGGCTATGGTTGGGCTGGGCTTTTGCGAAAATACGTGGTCGAGCCGGCCCATATGTGGTGGCCCAGTACGCTCGTTCAGGTCTCCCTCTTCCGGTGAGTCAACTATTTCTATTTTCTCGTATATTACTTTTtaagtattaatattaatattttttaaatgatttcttaTATCAATTATATGCTTTGTTTTCATCTAATTTTTTTTGGACTTAATTAAAATCTTGTAAAAAGCCATGCATACGCCCCCCAACAAATTGTATTTGAAATtttaccaatttttttaaataaatgttTTTTAGTAAGAATCGATAAATAATTGAGATTAGGTTTGATAACTATTTGTTTTTAATGGttaaataattttcatatttttcaattagatattttaattcttagttaatttttttaaaaaagaataagttctacgagtattttttttagttttcaaaatttaatactgtttttaaaatattttaaaatgtacAAGTAACAAAAAAGCAAggtttataaacttaattttcaaaataaaaacaaataaagaacTAGTTAGTAGATGGGGCTTGGATAATGATCATGCCCAGCCTGTAATTAAGTGAAATAAAATCCACTATAATTGGTAAAACAGAAAAGTAATGTCTAAAGTTGCGATTTTCAAACATACATATTTGAAAAGAAACACTCACAAAGTTTTAAGACAACAAAACAAACTaaagcaaaagaaaataaagattttCTCATTAATTTTGATTGTAGCTTacagaaacataatcataaggACTATAATAACAATCATTATGAAACTATGCCATATTAATCATTGTGAAACTACGCTATATTTTAAAACTCATGTGCTAAGTGAAAATCTAACCAAGTGACATACACCAAAAATCACCCCTAATTTCGTCCTAGTCTAATAATGCGTGTGTGTCATGAGCCTAACTCAATTGTTAAAACACCATTTTCATTCCTTAAAATTGGAGGATCAAATCTCCACCGTATTGCAAATCAATATTTGTTTATCTTTTGTTCAAAACAAAAAGTactattgtttaatttgtttgATTGAGAACAATTCAACCAAAACACTCGTCTCATATCTCTAGACCTATCTATACATGTTATATTCTACAAGAATACAAAGTAGTTGTTGGATTTTGAGTAACTTAAATTCAATCCTAGCATAACTAAGAGGACAAGGCACATATTGTTATTACTATTTGCCATCGACAAGTTGATCGTTCGACTCCTCATGTGCAGTTTTTAAAAGTCATTCTAAAAAAATTGGAATGTTTAGCATCAGAGCAGCTTTTAAAGTACTTTTAACgtatattttaaacaatctttttcaaaagaattttaataaaaacattttttcttatccTTAGAGTAACTTCTTTCCCTACTTTCTCCATAACAGGGCTTTACATGAGAAAGAAGACTGTCGTATGTCAAGAGGAAAGTTCTTCTTAATTGCATTAATTTGTAGCTTCTCATGGTATGTAATCCCAGGCTACCTTTTCCCAACACTGACAAGCATCTCTTGGGTTTGTTGGGCTTTCCCCAACTCGGTGACGGCCCAACAACTTGGCTCAGGAATGAAAGGCCTTGGCCTTGGGGCCTTCACTCTTGACTGGTCTGCTGTCTCCTCCTTCTTGTTCAGCCCTCTCATCAGCCCTTTCTTCTCCATTGTCAATATCTTTGTGGGCTACACTTTGATCATCTATATTGCTGTCCCCATTGCTTACTGGGGCTTTAACCTCTACAATGCCTCCACCTTCCCAATTTTCTCCTCTAAATTGTTCACTGCTCAAGGTCAGCTTTATAACGTCACTGCCATTGTTAATGACAAGTTTGAGCTTGATTTGGCCAAGTATGAGGAGCATGGACAGATCCATTTGAGTATGTTTTTTGCACTTACTTATGGCTTTGGCTTTGCCACTGTTGCTGCTACACTTACTCACGTTGGTTTCTTCTATGGAAGGTATGTATATTGAAGAATGAAAAATCTTCTCTATTATCATTGAACTTGATTACGGAAGTTTCTAAGGATATTGTTAGTCGGTTTAGCATcaggttttttttattttctttttaagtcGAGATCCCTTTTACTGTCTGGAATTAAACAATTAGTTAACGGTTGACTTGTTCTGCTACTGCTCAAAATGAGAGTGACTTTAGAAGTATAACTTTAATGCATATTTGGTGTAAAACAATAACTGAGATATATGCTATGTTGTGGACCACTATGTACTTGAATGAAAATGGTTTTGCTCAAAATGGCATAGTGAAATGAAGTAAGGAGAGAAGAAAATAAGGGAAACGGGCAGAGAtattttagtttgttttatttttcagaCCTTTTAGAGGGTGTGTGAGAAATGTGAATGCCATTGAGTGGATTGTTCTCTTATGCAATTGAAACAAGGAATGTTAATTAGGTGTACGATGCTGCTTTTTAATTATGGATAGGGAGATCTATGAACGGTACCGTGCCTCGTACAAAGGCAAAGAGGATATCCATACCAAGCTGATGAAGAGATATGAAGACATACCTTCCTGGTGGTTTTACTTGTTGCTTGTTTTGACAGTGTTGGTTTCTCTAATACTTTGCATATTTTTGAGGCATCAAGTTCAACTTCCATGGTGGGGGCTTATCTTTGCTGCTGGCATGGCCTTTCTTTTCACTCTTCCCATCAGTATTATTACTGCCACAACAAATCAGGTTAgtttggaaaggaaaaaactttACGTTTGTTCTCTTCTTGCATTCCTTCAATCGGCATCGTATTATGCAACAACCACATGAATTCTTTTTTACCACTCTCGGTATCAGTGACTGGTTTCAACCTATTCATCTGCTAGTAAAATTGGTTCCCTTTCTTAATCCTCGTTTGATAGTAAttggttttttttgttttgtttcgaAGGAAATAGTCATTAGTAAACAATTTGGACTCAAAAATAGAAAGCTAAGTTTTGAATAGTATTCTAATGGAAGGAGTTATTGCATTGTCACCttttttttgttctcttttaAACAAGTGTTTGGTAACACTAGTCATTTTTCACAATGTCTTAAAAATCCCTTTCAGGCGCGTGCCTAGACTCAAGGCACAAATCTAACACCTCACCTTGAAAAGGCAAGGCTCACAAATAAGTTGCGTGTACCTTATGTGAACGCCAAGGCTTAAAGCTCACTGCTTTGGAgctttttcattattttaaaaagtagcAATAATTAAGATTTTTACTTCTTTGTTAgctaaaaaaatcaaatttactaAGTCTAAATACAACATTTCTTGTATTTAGGGTCCTCTGTTCTACTTTACAATTTTCAACTGTCTTTGAATGTTAAAACATATTCTCATGTTTTGAACAATGGATCAAAAACAGACTCCAGGGCTGAATATCATTACAGAGTATGTGATAGGACTTATATATCCAGGGAGACCAATTGCTAATGTATGCTTTAAAACTTATGGCTACATGAGCATGGCTCAAGCTGTTTCTTTCCTCAGTGACTTCAAGCTTGGACATTATATGAAGATTCCTCCAAAATCAATGTTCCTAGTTCAGGTGCCATTTCCTTCCCTCATTCAACTTCTTTGAAGATGTTATACTTTTTTCATTTCGGTTCTCGTGCTTACCAATATCAAATTTCAATATTCTAACTCAATACTGATTTTGGTctttgttgttaattttttttatatgacgATTAATAAATATCTCAAGTaaattcttcaaaaaaaaaaaaaatcattaccAAAGGTCCCAAACAGATTCAGCATAACCAGAATGAACAACATGTTGATATTTCCGTAATTTGGAGAGTTTGACATCAATATTAAATATCCATGATTATCTCCAACTTCTTCTATAAA
This region of Cucumis melo cultivar AY chromosome 7, USDA_Cmelo_AY_1.0, whole genome shotgun sequence genomic DNA includes:
- the LOC103494851 gene encoding uncharacterized protein LOC103494851 isoform X2, which codes for MELADAEPVANGELDEMEREPSARLLLREAGLSRTRFPGMVRKRAYIFDGNGDYYNKEWDLTEGRGKEFCWYHVELPKGNQKLAQSAQYLIDVLCPPLKLQDILSLVSNGPFCGHVDGALVFRVNSPGPASSDFTFRIAARITENSVITVSLGRVPRLGFSPVGQSLLSEVPSVETPSHFRGEQRESGGIVIREHVLEFLLTMNHSEEADNPVPASLSNLVVHIIDTHMDHLQDVVTKLEIELDSVELEMDKGGFALKKQMLDDRRFPKMNLNLQRLLQVIAHGEQVFPRVREKCSSKQWFASEDISALEELIGRLRRLKENVGFIANRVTAIQAGLDSWQAEQINRKLYYLSFLSIIFLPLSVITGVFGMNVGGVPWTEQRNPELKEGFRNVMFLCVVMLLLVLLCFSFPALYTYLATWNRRRKMRKSWSLNRKSFLKRTVRNGVEDRGGGYLRI
- the LOC103494851 gene encoding uncharacterized protein LOC103494851 isoform X1; translated protein: MAFDRAVKNKYMELADAEPVANGELDEMEREPSARLLLREAGLSRTRFPGMVRKRAYIFDGNGDYYNKEWDLTEGRGKEFCWYHVELPKGNQKLAQSAQYLIDVLCPPLKLQDILSLVSNGPFCGHVDGALVFRVNSPGPASSDFTFRIAARITENSVITVSLGRVPRLGFSPVGQSLLSEVPSVETPSHFRGEQRESGGIVIREHVLEFLLTMNHSEEADNPVPASLSNLVVHIIDTHMDHLQDVVTKLEIELDSVELEMDKGGFALKKQMLDDRRFPKMNLNLQRLLQVIAHGEQVFPRVREKCSSKQWFASEDISALEELIGRLRRLKENVGFIANRVTAIQAGLDSWQAEQINRKLYYLSFLSIIFLPLSVITGVFGMNVGGVPWTEQRNPELKEGFRNVMFLCVVMLLLVLLCFSFPALYTYLATWNRRRKMRKSWSLNRKSFLKRTVRNGVEDRGGGYLRI
- the LOC103494853 gene encoding oligopeptide transporter 4, whose product is MDPQPPPPLSANDPAADDDDISPIEQVRLTVTNSDDPTLPVWTFRMWTLGLLSCALLSFLNQFFYYRTEPLIITQITVQVATLPIGQFMAAVLPATRFRLPGFGSRRFSLNPGPFNMKEHVLISIFANAGTAFGGGSAYAVGIVNIIKAFYGRNISFVAAWLLIVTTQVLGYGWAGLLRKYVVEPAHMWWPSTLVQVSLFRALHEKEDCRMSRGKFFLIALICSFSWYVIPGYLFPTLTSISWVCWAFPNSVTAQQLGSGMKGLGLGAFTLDWSAVSSFLFSPLISPFFSIVNIFVGYTLIIYIAVPIAYWGFNLYNASTFPIFSSKLFTAQGQLYNVTAIVNDKFELDLAKYEEHGQIHLSMFFALTYGFGFATVAATLTHVGFFYGREIYERYRASYKGKEDIHTKLMKRYEDIPSWWFYLLLVLTVLVSLILCIFLRHQVQLPWWGLIFAAGMAFLFTLPISIITATTNQTPGLNIITEYVIGLIYPGRPIANVCFKTYGYMSMAQAVSFLSDFKLGHYMKIPPKSMFLVQFIGTILAGTINLCVAWWLLTSISNICQVELLPPNSPWTCPSDRVFFDASVIWGLIGPKRIFGSHGFYGTMNWFFLGGAIGPILVWLLHRAFPKQSWIPLINLPVLLGATAMMPPATPVNYNAWILIGTIFNFVIFRYRKQWWQRYNYILSAALDGGLAFMAVLLYFSVGMEERSVEWWGTAGEHCDLAACPTAKGVVVDSCPVR